CCTGAACGCGTGGGAAATTCCGGTTCCAGACGACAACAAGCTGCGTGACGGCACGGTCGACAAGATCGATGCCATCGTTGCCGCCCAGAGCAAGTACTGCGCCGAAGAGGATGTCGAGGATCCGAACGCCGATGAGCCCCCCGCAAGGGAGGATCCGCCGGCAGAAGTTCCCCCAGCATCCAGCTCCAGGCCGCATCAGCGAGTCGTGAGAGCCACCACTACCCAGTGGAACGGCACTTCGAGTCGCATCAAGGTGTGGTTTTTGGCCGTCTTGGTTGGTGTTGTGATCTTCGTGATCATGAACACGCATCTCGATACCATTCTCGGATGGGCTCGCGGTGACGATGGATGGACGGAGAACAGCTTCGTGCAGTTCCTGCTCGTTTGGGTTCCGACCCTCTTGGGCGGATACTGGGCTTGGGTCTTCGGAGAGGAGAAGTTCGCCTCGGAGGAGGAATCTTCCTAGCTCTTGTATGACGGGCACGAACGGGCGCGCGGAATGCCACACACTGGTCGTGTGAGAGAGTTCATTCTCTCTGCGTCCACTACTTTCAGTTCAAACACGGGCTGCTCCGCCCACCTACCCACCTTTTTAGGAGGTGATGCAAAATGGAGCGCATCAAGCAACACAAGGGAGGGGCAGCTATCACGGTTGTCTTCGCCTTGCTCGTCGGATTTGTTTTCGCCTTTGGCGGAAGCAATGACGACGACTCTTCGGCATCTGCCGATGAGTCTCCGACCACGACCACCACAGAGGCGGTCGAAGAGACCACCACCACGACCGAGGCCGAGTGCCCGACATGGGAACTTGAGCAGCGGTCCAGTCTGGATGCGGAAGGTAACGAGACTCACCGGATTGCACCGGAGGAGATCGAGGCCATCCGTACCGCCTCCAACGAGGAAGAAGCCCGCATCGGGGCGCACGACTGGGTGCAGTGGATCCGTACGGATCCCGAGCTCCTGGCTGGCAACCTGATGCTTTTCCTCGACCGCGAGGTAGACCCGAACAGCCTCTTCGATGAGGAAGGGTGTGCCACGCAGGAGGCCGAGGTGCTCATTTCAGAGCTGGAAACGGCTATCGCCATGTCGGCCGTCCGTCCGGATGAGGCTCCCGCTGAGGGATTCAATTCCGGTGTGGATGAGCACGGCAACGTGGTCGTCTCGGCAGATCCGGGTGTGCGTGGTGACAGGACGGCGATCCTGATCGAACTTCCTAACGGAAAGAAGATCTGGGTCATGTCACGTTGCGGTAACCCCGTGACGACCGCCAAACCACCGCTCCCGGAGGGTCCGACGGACAACCCGCCGCCGGATGATGATGGTAAGGATCATAACAAGTCGCCGGCTTCCGACGACCGAAACGATCCGGATGAACGGGTTCGTCCCAACATCCCAGTGGAGGAGCGTCCCGATACGGTGATTCGTCCCGAGCCTGAGCCCGGAACAACCACCACGACGCAGCCTCCGCCTCCAACCACGCTTCCAGAGGATCCTCCCGAGGTCTCGGATCCGCCCCCACCGCCACCGGAACTACCGGAGGATATCAGGGAACGAGATTCGACCAATGAGGAGCCCGAGGAGGTTTGCGAAACAGATGCGATGGGATTCCCCGTCGATAGCTGCTAGCAGTCCGTGGCGATAAAAGCACCTGTCAGTGCTTGTGGATGCGAAAGCGTTCGCTAATAAATCTGACAGCAGGTTGCTGGTTAAGCCGCTCGTGTAAGACGAGAAAAACCAGATCGCTGTTTGAAACGGTAATATGTAGTCACATCGCGGTGTGAAATCTGATAGTTGGTAGCTTCGGCTTCCACCAGTGCTTTCACGCACAATCAGATTTCACCCGCTTTACCCCATTTTTATAACTTGTAATGATCTGATTTGACTGTACATTAACAACTAGAAAGGTTAAGCATAATCATAGCTTAATCATGACATTGACCCCGTAGGAAATCTGGCGAGTGCTAAAATACTCACATGTATTTCTATACGTATGTTTTAAGAAGTAAAAAAGATGGGAAACTCTACACGGGCGTTACTCGCCAGTTACAGAAGCGCCTATCTGAGCACAATTCTGGACTTACTCGATCCACAAAGGGTCGCGGTCCATTTGAACTAATATACTTCGAAGGCTGCATGATAGAGGAAGCGGCGTTCATCCGTGAGAAACAGTTAAAGTCTGGACACGGAAAAAGATATCTGAAAAACAGACTAGGAGCTTCTTATTTCTGACGGGGTTGACAATTTGAAACTCTTGTGCTAAAATATGTACAAACTGAGGTGAGTTTACCTTTGAGAGGGGTAAACCAGGCAGTCTTGTGCTTTAACAATTTAGCAAAAGAATATTGATAAATGATAGATATATAAGAGGTGGGAGCAATAATTTAAGGAGGTGAGTAATGAAATCATTATTTTCACGTCTGCCGATGAAGCTTATTGTGAGCGTGCTAGTAATAGTTGCGTTTGCTGGTTTCTTTACGGCAGGTAGCAGTGCTCTAATTGGTGGTGATCGCCAAGTAAAGCAATATGAAGGTTCAGGTACGCCTGGATTTGATCACGTACAGTTTAACTCGTTTACAGATGTCCCAAACATCGG
This portion of the Candidatus Saccharibacteria bacterium genome encodes:
- a CDS encoding GIY-YIG nuclease family protein, translating into MYFYTYVLRSKKDGKLYTGVTRQLQKRLSEHNSGLTRSTKGRGPFELIYFEGCMIEEAAFIREKQLKSGHGKRYLKNRLGASYF